GACGCGCATCGACCCCGAGTCGAATTTGCCAACGTTCTTTTTGCGACACGCTATTGATACACGATGGTTTTTGAACCAACAACCGCGTGTGGCCCGAATGGGACGAGAGAAAAGATCCTATTTAAATAGGATAAAGACGCATTTATGAGGATCGCTTACTGCTGAATAAAGGCGATATTGCCGAACATGAAAATTGCTACTCGGTAGCGATGATCGAGCACGCTTAGGATTACGTCGGAGGTATCGACGTTCGTGCCGAAAGATAACGACTGATAAAAGAAACTATTGCGCCTGTATTCAAGGCGAATCGATGAAGATCCGGATACAGATCGCACATCATGAAATGAGGGTGCGACGTTTTTGATGATTCCGTCAGTTACAGGTAAATCGAAACTTGTGTAACAAGGTATTTCTGTCTGGAAAAGCGGGCCGATTATTCTTACTTAATACGGAAAACAGTAAAAAATACGACATGAATCGCAAACGTTTGCGTGTTCTGAAAATCGATTAAGAGCTGTTGAGGGATTTTACGGAGTCCGACGGGATTATCGATTGCTATCGGGAGAACGCGTATTCGCGCCATGGATATCCACGGCGCGAATACGCCATCAGCGGCTGCCGCCCGCGCTTCGCCGTGCGCTGCGCATCGCCGGCGCGGCCGCTTCTTCAGTACCGATCGCACCGTCGATCGCCGCGCGCGGCCGGTTCATGATGTAGGCCCACAGTTGCTCGGCCGCGAGCCCGCGCTTGCGCGCCGATCGATACAGGCGGATTTCGAGTTCGGTGATCCAGTCGCCGGTGCCCGCGCACACGAGCGTGCCGTCGGCGAGCTCCTTCGCGACGCAGCTTTCCGGCAGCCAGCCGATGCCGTGCCCGGCCACGACCATGCCTTTCAGCGCCTCGGACATGTGCGTCTCGAAGCACCGGTGCAGCACGTACGGCTCGGTCGCATTCAGCAGCAGCATCTCGACGATGTTGCCGAGAAAGGCGCCCGACGAATACGCGAGCAGCGGCAGCGGGGCATCCGGCGTGCCGGGCAGCTGGAACACCGGCTTGCCGCGCGCGTCGGGCGACGACACGGGCAGGATCCGCTCGACGCCGAGGCTGACGAACGGGAAGTGGTTCGGGTCGAGCACGATCGGCAACTGCGGATGGTGATAGCCGAGCAGCAGGTCGCATTCGCCTTCGACCAGCTGCTGCACGCCTTCCGGCACGTTCACCGCATTGACGCGGGCAGTGACGTGGCCGACCTCGCTATTGAGCTGCTTGAGCCATTCGGGAAACAGCGTGAACACCAGCGTATGCGCGACGGCGAAGCGCACGACCTGGTCGCTCGCCGCGAACTGGTCGTAGCCGTTCACGAGATTGCGCGCCGCATACATGCTGCGCAGGATGTCCGCGGCGAGCCCGCGGAACATCTGGCCGGCCGGCGTCAGCGCGACCGGATTGATGCTCCGGTCCACCAGCTTCGCATCCATCCAGGTTTCAAGCGCGGCGATTCGCCTGCTGAACGCCGACTGCGTCAGGTGCCGATGACGCGCGGCCCGGGAAAAGCTCTTGGTATCCGCAAGGCTCAGGAAATCTTCCAGCCACTTTGCTTCCATTTCGATCTTCGCTTTTTATAGTCGGGCGCCTGAAAGGCGGCGCCGTCTGCTGCACCAACGTTCTAGCGTACCGCGCATCGCGCCGGTCGGGCCGATGTTTTTTTTCGATCGGTGTCAGTCGAAATATGCATGGGCGTTGTCGGCGGGATTACGGCTGCATAGCGTTGAGGGGCCGGACCGGTTAACCGGACAGTTCATCGCGTCGGACTGTCCGGGCCCGCCTGGACGGCACTTCCCCCGGGCCGGCTGCGCCGTGTGCGTGCCGGCCCGCCCGTTCATGGTCGTTTCGGGGGCGTCGGCTCGCCGCTTTTGGTGCAGTGCAGATTGCACATCCGTGACACGTGGGAGAACTATGTTCGTCG
This is a stretch of genomic DNA from Burkholderia cenocepacia. It encodes these proteins:
- a CDS encoding LysR substrate-binding domain-containing protein, whose translation is MEAKWLEDFLSLADTKSFSRAARHRHLTQSAFSRRIAALETWMDAKLVDRSINPVALTPAGQMFRGLAADILRSMYAARNLVNGYDQFAASDQVVRFAVAHTLVFTLFPEWLKQLNSEVGHVTARVNAVNVPEGVQQLVEGECDLLLGYHHPQLPIVLDPNHFPFVSLGVERILPVSSPDARGKPVFQLPGTPDAPLPLLAYSSGAFLGNIVEMLLLNATEPYVLHRCFETHMSEALKGMVVAGHGIGWLPESCVAKELADGTLVCAGTGDWITELEIRLYRSARKRGLAAEQLWAYIMNRPRAAIDGAIGTEEAAAPAMRSARRSAGGSR